The Nitrospirota bacterium DNA segment AGAGACCATGAAAGCGTTATATCCCGATGATTGTTCGGATATAAAAAATGTTCGCCAGCGAAAGGGTGAATTCTTAGAGAGGGTTAAAGAGGAGTTGACAGCCATAGCAACCAATATACAAAAATGATAAAATAACAATAGGTTGAAACAAAAGGAGGTACTAAGAATGGAAACATTAAAGCAAGAGGCAATCAAAGCCATCTCCAAATTGCCTGAATCAGCAAATATTGACGATTTAATGTATGAGCTTTATATTATTGATAAGGTCAAAAAAGGCAGAGAGGCAGTCGAACGTGGAGATTCAATTTCTATTGAAGATTTAAAGAAAGAAATGCAATCGTGGTAAAGTGGGCACGGCCTGCTAAACTCGACTTAAAACAGGTTCATGATTACATTATTGAGCCTGCCGAAATAACATCGGCTTGACTATTATCAAACTAAGGGTTTCCCGATAAAGTCGGGACAAAATTGAACCCGCAAGGGCAGAGAGAATTCTTCTATCTTAGGCATACAATATGCCAGTGAGCTGTTCCCCCTTTGTTAAGTTTTGTAAATTTTCTTGACAGGACAAATTTCTATCTCTATAGTTTAATCTTAGAGGAAGAAATTAGTAGTTTTTATGTAATAGGCGCTGATGTATTTACAAACCCTTAAAAAGGAGGTCTCTATGAGAAAACGTCTAACATTTAAAATTTGTTTAGCGGTTCTATTCATTTTTAACTATCTTAGTACAAATACTGCACTGGCTGAAGATGTGATAAAGATGGGTATATTCCCGAGAAAACCTACACTTGAAACTATGAAGGCATATGAACCTCTGGCAAAATATCTGTCTTCTAAAATCGGGAAAAAGGTGGAACTGGTGGTGTCTAAGGATTTTGAAACCTTCTGGATAGGGGTAAAAAATAGAGAATACGGCCTTGTTCATTATAACCAGTATCATTACATAAAGAGCCATAAAGAGCTCGGGTATAATGTGATTCTCATGAATGAAGAATTCGGCTCTTCTAAGGTTAATGCAGCAATAATTGTTAGAAAAGACAGCGGTATTAACAAGGTCTCGGATTTAAAAGGGAAGAAGATTTTGTTTGGCGGCGGCAAGCAGGCCATGCAGTCGTATATAGGCGCCGCTTATACCTTAAAGCAGAACGGACTAAAAAAGGGTGACTA contains these protein-coding regions:
- a CDS encoding phosphate/phosphite/phosphonate ABC transporter substrate-binding protein, with amino-acid sequence MRKRLTFKICLAVLFIFNYLSTNTALAEDVIKMGIFPRKPTLETMKAYEPLAKYLSSKIGKKVELVVSKDFETFWIGVKNREYGLVHYNQYHYIKSHKELGYNVILMNEEFGSSKVNAAIIVRKDSGINKVSDLKGKKILFGGGKQAMQSYIGAAYTLKQNGLKKGDYVEEFATNPPNVVFAVYNKMADAGGIGEVVLHLPMVKERVDVEKLKVLAKGDDLPMLCWAVKKEMNKELVEKIQKAMMELKNDEAGRKILKDAEATAFVPATDKDYDIVRRVVKEAINESY